The nucleotide sequence ACCAAGCTCTTTTCCAATTGAAGCTGCAACTAATGAAGCTGAAATTTTTGGAACTGTTAATAAACTTCCAATGATATTTTTTACTTTATCAAATCTCAAAATTTTCAAAGCCATAAAACCAGAGATGAATTTTAATGCCACTGCTGAAATTAATGTGATTAATAAGAGCTCTAAATTACTCAAATCAAATATTACTCTTATATTTGTTTCCATTCCTAAGACTAAGAAGAATATTGGTATAAAGAAACCATAACCAATTGCATTTAAATTTTTGTTTAGAAGTTCATCATGCTCTTCCTTAGTTAAAGCTTCACTAACAGCAACACCACAGATAAAAGCTCCCACTATTGGATGGATTCCAACAATCTCCCCAACTATTATGGCAATGAATATAATAAATAAAACATAGTGTATTCTCTGTGCATGAAGTTTTTCAAATATACCAAGGATATGTTTAGAGAGGTATGGAATGGCTAAAAGCAACACCACAATATATAAAAATGCCTCTAATAAGAACATTCCAACATTTCCTCCACCAACCCCTAACTTTATAACCACTGATAGCAAAAGGAGTGTAAATAAATCAACAGTAATTGTAGCACTTAAAATTATAGTCCCTAATCTTGTTTTGACCATTTTCAGTTCTTCCAATACGCCATAAACAATGGCTACAGAGTGAGATGCAAAAATTACAGCATACAACAAACTCCCAATAAATCCAAGACCTAAATACTGTCCAATTAAATAACCTCCAAAGCCAGGGATTAACAATGAAAATGAACTCAAAATTAGAGAGTTCTTAAACTCTTCCTTTAAAGTTTCATTATCCACTTCTAAACCAGCTAAAAACATTAGCATAATTGCTCCAAAATCTGCAAGCACTTTTAATGTCTCATCCAGTTGTAATATATTTAACCCATAAGGTCCTATAATAATCCCTGCAATCATAATCGATGTTATAGCAGGGATATTAAATTTCTTTAATAGATTTGGCACGATGAAGATTATTGACAATATTATAAAGAATATGTAGTAATAACTATCCATTACCTCACCATCAAGATTTTGATTGTTAGATTAGGAGATTATTTAGTATATAATCCTTTTGCCGAAACAAAAAATTGGTGATATCAATGCTAATCTTAGCAGGTTTGGGACTTTATGATGAGAATGACATGACACTAAAAACCTTAAAATTTGCTAAAAAAGCTGATAAAATTTATGCTGAATTTTACACCGCAGTTTTAACTGGAACTACAATAGAAAAGATAGAAGAAGTTTTAGGTAAAAAGATACATGTTTTGAGTAGGAAAGAGGTTGAATATGAAGGATACAAGTTAATTGAAGAAGCAAAGGATAAAGATATAATGTTTTTAACTGCTGGCGACCCAATGGTTGCTACAACACACGTTGATTTAGCAATAGAGGCAAAAAAGAAAGGGGTTGATGTTGTGATAATAAATGCCCCATCAATTTATTCAGCTGTTGGAATTACTGGATTACAATTATATAAATTTGGTAGAACTGCTTCAATTGTATTTCCAGAAGAAAATTACTTCCCAGAAACTCCATATAATGTAATAAAAGAAAACTTAGAGAGAGGTTTGCATACTCTCTGCTTATTAGATATTAGAGTTGATGAAAATGAAAAGAGGTTTATGACAGCAAATGAGGGATTAAAAGTGTTATTAGAATTGGAAAATAGGAAGAAAGAAAATATAATAAGTGAAGATACAAAAGCTGTGGTAGTTGCAAGAGCTGGAAGTTTGAAACCAAAACTTGTTTATGGAAAAATAAAAGATTTAATAAATTATGACTTTGGAGAGCCGTTACATTGTATAATAATTCCAGGAAAACTTCATTTCATGGAAGAAGATGCATTAAAATATTTATGTGAAAATATTTAATTTAAAAATTTTAAAAATTTTTTATGTTGTTGAACTTTCAGCATCGTTGTATAACTCATCTCCAACATCAACTTCATCTTCAAACCCTCTACTATCTTTCAATGTCTCTATTCTGAACATATAGGATTTATACCAAATATCCTCTGGTTTTTTCTTTATTGGGGATAATTTCCAAGCTCTTGTTTCTTCCTCATAACCCCAATTTACGTAGTGGTTGAAATTCCTTATTATATCAGTTATAACTACATTAAAGTCATTTATTAATGTTCTTTGAATCTCTCTCCATTTATCCAATGAACTCTCTCTTCTTGTGATTCCAAAGTAACCAGCTCTTCTCTCTCCTTTTAATGCTGATATTCCTCTACCAATGAATGTTTTTACAGCATAAACTGTTTCTGGTGGGTCTGTAATGAATGTATCAAATGCTTTACTGTATTTTTCTGGAAGTGGCTTTCTTAAATCTAAGGTTATAACTTCAATATTTTTATAATTTAATTGTTCAGCAACCTCTTTTATGAAGTTAATTAATCTATCATCAATATCAACAACTACGATTCTTTTTGGTAGATTTGATAGCATTAAAGCAATGCTTGTTAAGTCATCATCCCCTAAAACTAAAACATCCTTATTGAATAAATCTCCTCTTGAATTCATCAATGCAATTCTTGAAATTGTACATTCCGGTGTAACGAAACCTTGGTCGTATTCGTGTTTTGGCATTGGTCTATTTTTAACAATCTCTTTAAATTTCTTCAATAAATCTTGGTAGTTCTTTAAAGATACCCCTCTCCCTTCACAGCATTCGCAAACACTATCATCTCTCTTCCCAATTCCATAGGATTTTATAAATTCATTTCCTTTTTCAGTAAATTCTATTCCGTTACCTATTTTTACTAACCCCTCCTCCTCTAAAACTCTTATAATGTCAGCAACTAAAGGTAATGGCTCTTCACTCAAATCAACAATCTTCCAAAAATCACTGGTTGTTAAAATAGCTGATAAAACATTTTCTACTGACTTGTCATATACTGGAATCTCTGATTTCGCTCTAACCTTCTCTAAGATTCTCTCCATTATTTCACCTCTTTTAAGTATTTTCTATAGCAAGCTCCCTGTCCTATTCCTTCGTTGATAGAGACCTCTATCCAATTTATATTAGAAAAACCGAGATTTTTTAATCTATCTGCTATTTCATTAGCAAAATATATTGCTAAATCTTCAGCAGTAGTTGATGGAATAGGTAAAAGTATTACATCCTCAACAGGAATACTGTATTCTTTATTCTCATATTTAAAGTATAGGGTTTTATCCCTTAACTCATAATATACATGCTCATGATTTTTTGGAAGTATTAATTTGTGGTCTAACTTATCACAAATCTCTTTTACAATCTTTTTAATTATTTTAAAATCACAAACAAATTTGAACTCTCCGGCTCTATCTCCATAGAGTTTTACATCTACATAATAAGAATGTCCATGTATAACCCCACATGTGGGATGTCCAAATACAATATGGGCTGATGAAAACCTTAAACCTGCATGTAATCCATTTAACTCTAACATCATGCTTTTACACCTTTTTTTGATTTTAGGTAATTAACTAATCCTCCAGCATTTAATATTTCTCTTTCTAAACCTTTTGGTGTTTCACATTTTATTGTTTTGTTTTTATTGATTATTTTAATTTCTTCCTTATCTAAATCAATCTCAACTATGTCTCCATCTTCAATCTCATCAGTATTTGCCATTATTGGTATCAATCCAACATTAATAGCATTTCTATAGAAAATTCTTGCAAAACTTTTTGCTATAACTGCCTTAATTCCACAATATTTTATTGCTATTACAGCTTGTTCTCTACTTGAACCACACCCAAAGTTTTCTCCTGCAACTATTACATCTCCTTCTTTAACTTTTTTTGGGAAGTTTTCATCAATCCCCGCCATACAGTGTGAAGCTAATTCATAAGGGTCTGTAGTTCTTAAATAAGGCCCTGGGATTATTGCATCTGTATCTATATCATCCCCAAATTTGTGAGCTCTTCCTTTAATAATCATTTCTTATCACCAAAATAACGTTATATCTTTTAGATTTAAAAATTTTAAATTTTAAAAGAGATAAAAATCTTATATTTAATATAAAATTTCTTTTAGGAAAAATAAATAAAATGGATTTGCTATAAAAACTTTATTATTTAATTACTTATTGCTAATCTCTATTATTTTCTTTTTCATTGGAGCGGTTATAATTGGCTTTTCAGGGATTAAACCAGATGGCTTGTAGTAGAGGATGAGAAGCATTAAAACTCCAAATAACATATAAGACAGCCAAACTGGCTCAAATGGGATATTTAAGGTATATTTTAAGTCATACTTATAAACATCTAATAATACCTTAACTATAACATAACATAAAACCCCTAAAGCCACTCCTTTATTATTTCCTTTTCCTCCCAACAAAACCATTAGGAATGGGAAGAATGTCCATTCAACTCTTGTAAATGCATTAGCAACGATATTTACTGTATATAATGAATACAAAGCCCCTGCAATTGCCCCAATTGCAGAACCAATAGCCATTGTTTTTATCCTTAGCTTCATTATATCTCTACCAAATGCCTTAACGGTATCTTCATTTTCTCTCATAGCCCTTAATACTCTACCAAATGGTGTATTTAACAATCTTTCAAAGAACAAATAAACTAAAAAGGCAATAAATAAAACCATTCCAGTAAATACCCAACCTCTATACTCTCCAGAGACAAATGCTAAAACATCGGGGGTTGAGATACCATAATAACCTCCAATTATGTTTAGATTATAAGTACAAACCAAAACCACAGCCTCGCTTATAGCTAATAATGTAACTCCCAAATAATCCTCTTTTAACTTAGCACTTGGTAGGATAAAGATTGCTCCAACTACAAATCCAAGGATTGAAGCCAATATTATAGCCAATATTAAAATTCCAATTCCCACTATTGGATTTGAAGCAATTACATCATTTATCATTGATGTTGCGTAGGTACTACCCTCAATCAATCCTCCCCCAATACCAAAGTATAGCATTAACAACCTATCCAAAATCCCTCCAACTGCAATAGCTCCAACTAATACTGACAAAGCTTTACCAAAGTTTGGAATTCCTGCATAACCAAATTCCATGTTTAAAGATAAGGATACTATGTAATAGATTCCAAACCACAATAAGATTAATGAGATTAGTTCAATAATCATTTTTTTCACCCCGAAACTTTTAGAAAAAATTATACTTTATTAGGAAAATTAAAAAAATAATTTCTTATGCTCCAGAAAGCAATTTCTTAACTTTCTTCCAATCAGTTCCTGTAATTCCATAAGGTGCAATTAATAGTGTTACTATCATTATGATTAGAGAGATAACTTTTCCATAGACTAAAAATCCAGTTCCAAATACTGATGCTAAGTAATAGGTTATTAAACTCTCAGATATTCCAATCACATAACCCCCAATTAAAGCTCCACTTATATGCCTCAACCCCCCAACAATACTTGCGGCAAAGATTGAGATGATAATTAAACCTCCAGTAGCTGGGACAATCTCTTGCATGAAAGGTAAAAGCCCCCCAGCAACTCCAGCTAAAGCTCCAGAGAGAATCCATGAAAATAACCTTGTTTTTTCAACATCAATTCCCATTGTTTGTGCAAGTGAAGGGTTTTCCATTGAAGCTCTCAATGCAATACCAAATTTTGTTTTATACAATAGAAGATAAAGCCCAATCAACAACAGTATAATAACAAATGTTGAAACAAACAAAATTCCCTTAAATCCTAATACTGTAAAATCTAAGTTTGCAAAAACGAATTTCGCCTGAGTAGAGCCAACAATTGCACTTAATATTTCAGAATAAGCCCCAATAGCTCCTAACAATATTAAATCAATAGCTAATGTTGCAATCATCAAAATCTCTACTGAAGCTCCTCTTTTTATTAGTGGTTTTAAAGCTAAATAAGTGATTAAACCAACAACCGCTCCAATAATAAACAATACTGGCAGAGAAAGATAAGGGCTTATATCAAACAACCTCAATAGAGTTAAAGCAACATAACTCCCAACTATTGCATAACTTCCTTGAGCGAAATTTGGAACGTTTGTTGTTATATAAGTTAGAGTTAAACCCAATGCCAACAAAACTAAAAGGTTGGAATAAATAATCGCTCCCTCTAAAATCATGTTTTCACCTTGAAACTTTTAGTAAAAGTTAGATGAAAACCTTAAACGGTTTTGTAGCCAGAAAGTAGAGCTTTCTGTTGAACGAAATCCTTCGGATTTTGTAGCCCGAAGCTAAAGCTTCGGTTTCATCAAAATTCGTCCATTTAACCAATTATCAAAGTTTTTAATTATTGTAAGGCACTTATAGAAGCTCCTTTAGAGCTTCTAAATATTCCTTAATAGACAATATTTCCTTTGATAATTGGTTATAAATTAGAGCTTTCAGCCCTAATTAATGTCTATTATTTAAGTTATAGGTCTTTTTTCTATGTTTAAATAGCGGTTATTCCTAATGAGTATTCCTTAAATTTCTCATGGTTTAATAACTCTTCAGCAGTTCCTTCAAACGCCACTCTTCCACTAACAAACATATATCCGTTATCACTAATTTCTAAAGCTCTTTTGGCGTTTTGCTCAACTAACAAAATTGTTAAGCCGAATTCATCTCTCATCTCAATAATCTTTTCAAAAATCACTTCTGCAAGTTTTGGTGATAATTGGGCAGTAGGCTCATCCAACATTAAAACTTCTGCATCTCTAACCAAAGCCATTCCCATAGCTAAGAACTGCCTCTGTCCTCCACTTAATGTTCCTGCTTTTCTTTTCAAAATATCCTTAAGCTCTGGAAATACATCTAAAGCAATTTCTATCCTCTCTTTAACTTTATCTTTATCTAATACATAACCAGCAATCTTTAAGTTTTCTTCAACAGTTAAATTTGCAAATACGTTGTTTGTTTGTGGTAGATATGCAATTTTCATTCTTGCTTTTTGATGTGGTGGAACTTTTGCTATATTTTTATCTTTAAATATAATCTCTCCAGAATATATCTTTGTTAAACCAAACAAAGTTTTTAAAAATGTAGATTTCCCACTCCCATTTGGCCCAATAATTAAAGTAACATCTCCTTTATTTACACTTATAGACACTCCATTTAAAGCTCTAAACTCACCAAAACACTTTACAATATTCTCTGTCCTTAAAATTTCCATTTTATCCCTCAAAAAAATAAGTGACATTATTTTTGATATAAGTAAATTATATTCATTCGATTTAAAAATAAAAATTATAATTTTTATACTTTATGGATAAAAACAAAAATAAAATTAAAAATAAAAAATTAAAAAGTTGAATTAAATTTATTGCCAGCTAATTTTTCCAGTTGTTGAGTCCCAAATTCCTACTAACTTCCAGCCATCTTCTGTTACTGCAAAGATACCATAGTTTCCACTTGCTCTATCGTTCCACTCATTCAATTTTATGTAACCAGTTACTGACTTAACACCAAACTGACCCTCTGAATATTTAATTGCATTCTCTTTTATCTTCTTAGCTAATAAGTCAGCATCATATTTTCCAGCTTCTTGTAACATTTCAGCATAAGAGATAGCTCCAACCCAGAATGCATCATAGACGTTTAATGCATACTGGTCTGGTTCTCCATAACCTCTCTTCTTAAACTCTTCTTTTATCTTTTCAGCTTCATCAGTTTCTGATTGGAACATTGTTGAATAGAGTTTAACTTTTACAGCTTTATCTTTAACTTCTTCTAAAACTTTCTTACTGTTTGCTGTTCCATCACATCCAATCCACTTGTAGTTTAATAAAGGTGAGTCATCTTTTATTTGAGCTAAGAGTGTTGCAACTTCTTCATAACCAATAAACACTATCCCAGTGTCATTTCCTTTTCCGCTGATTTCA is from Methanocaldococcus bathoardescens and encodes:
- a CDS encoding cation:proton antiporter, with product MDSYYYIFFIILSIIFIVPNLLKKFNIPAITSIMIAGIIIGPYGLNILQLDETLKVLADFGAIMLMFLAGLEVDNETLKEEFKNSLILSSFSLLIPGFGGYLIGQYLGLGFIGSLLYAVIFASHSVAIVYGVLEELKMVKTRLGTIILSATITVDLFTLLLLSVVIKLGVGGGNVGMFLLEAFLYIVVLLLAIPYLSKHILGIFEKLHAQRIHYVLFIIFIAIIVGEIVGIHPIVGAFICGVAVSEALTKEEHDELLNKNLNAIGYGFFIPIFFLVLGMETNIRVIFDLSNLELLLITLISAVALKFISGFMALKILRFDKVKNIIGSLLTVPKISASLVAASIGKELGLIGNEIFVTIVTLSVITATITPIVVKHIFVAKYDKKS
- the dph5 gene encoding diphthine synthase; this encodes MLILAGLGLYDENDMTLKTLKFAKKADKIYAEFYTAVLTGTTIEKIEEVLGKKIHVLSRKEVEYEGYKLIEEAKDKDIMFLTAGDPMVATTHVDLAIEAKKKGVDVVIINAPSIYSAVGITGLQLYKFGRTASIVFPEENYFPETPYNVIKENLERGLHTLCLLDIRVDENEKRFMTANEGLKVLLELENRKKENIISEDTKAVVVARAGSLKPKLVYGKIKDLINYDFGEPLHCIIIPGKLHFMEEDALKYLCENI
- a CDS encoding bis-aminopropyl spermidine synthase family protein, which produces MERILEKVRAKSEIPVYDKSVENVLSAILTTSDFWKIVDLSEEPLPLVADIIRVLEEEGLVKIGNGIEFTEKGNEFIKSYGIGKRDDSVCECCEGRGVSLKNYQDLLKKFKEIVKNRPMPKHEYDQGFVTPECTISRIALMNSRGDLFNKDVLVLGDDDLTSIALMLSNLPKRIVVVDIDDRLINFIKEVAEQLNYKNIEVITLDLRKPLPEKYSKAFDTFITDPPETVYAVKTFIGRGISALKGERRAGYFGITRRESSLDKWREIQRTLINDFNVVITDIIRNFNHYVNWGYEEETRAWKLSPIKKKPEDIWYKSYMFRIETLKDSRGFEDEVDVGDELYNDAESSTT
- a CDS encoding 6-carboxytetrahydropterin synthase, which produces MMLELNGLHAGLRFSSAHIVFGHPTCGVIHGHSYYVDVKLYGDRAGEFKFVCDFKIIKKIVKEICDKLDHKLILPKNHEHVYYELRDKTLYFKYENKEYSIPVEDVILLPIPSTTAEDLAIYFANEIADRLKNLGFSNINWIEVSINEGIGQGACYRKYLKEVK
- the hacB gene encoding homoaconitase small subunit codes for the protein MIIKGRAHKFGDDIDTDAIIPGPYLRTTDPYELASHCMAGIDENFPKKVKEGDVIVAGENFGCGSSREQAVIAIKYCGIKAVIAKSFARIFYRNAINVGLIPIMANTDEIEDGDIVEIDLDKEEIKIINKNKTIKCETPKGLEREILNAGGLVNYLKSKKGVKA
- a CDS encoding branched-chain amino acid ABC transporter permease; translation: MIIELISLILLWFGIYYIVSLSLNMEFGYAGIPNFGKALSVLVGAIAVGGILDRLLMLYFGIGGGLIEGSTYATSMINDVIASNPIVGIGILILAIILASILGFVVGAIFILPSAKLKEDYLGVTLLAISEAVVLVCTYNLNIIGGYYGISTPDVLAFVSGEYRGWVFTGMVLFIAFLVYLFFERLLNTPFGRVLRAMRENEDTVKAFGRDIMKLRIKTMAIGSAIGAIAGALYSLYTVNIVANAFTRVEWTFFPFLMVLLGGKGNNKGVALGVLCYVIVKVLLDVYKYDLKYTLNIPFEPVWLSYMLFGVLMLLILYYKPSGLIPEKPIITAPMKKKIIEISNK
- a CDS encoding branched-chain amino acid ABC transporter permease, which gives rise to MILEGAIIYSNLLVLLALGLTLTYITTNVPNFAQGSYAIVGSYVALTLLRLFDISPYLSLPVLFIIGAVVGLITYLALKPLIKRGASVEILMIATLAIDLILLGAIGAYSEILSAIVGSTQAKFVFANLDFTVLGFKGILFVSTFVIILLLIGLYLLLYKTKFGIALRASMENPSLAQTMGIDVEKTRLFSWILSGALAGVAGGLLPFMQEIVPATGGLIIISIFAASIVGGLRHISGALIGGYVIGISESLITYYLASVFGTGFLVYGKVISLIIMIVTLLIAPYGITGTDWKKVKKLLSGA
- a CDS encoding branched-chain amino acid ABC transporter ATP-binding protein is translated as MLRTENIVKCFGEFRALNGVSISVNKGDVTLIIGPNGSGKSTFLKTLFGLTKIYSGEIIFKDKNIAKVPPHQKARMKIAYLPQTNNVFANLTVEENLKIAGYVLDKDKVKERIEIALDVFPELKDILKRKAGTLSGGQRQFLAMGMALVRDAEVLMLDEPTAQLSPKLAEVIFEKIIEMRDEFGLTILLVEQNAKRALEISDNGYMFVSGRVAFEGTAEELLNHEKFKEYSLGITAI